The DNA segment ATACAGTGACGGCGATCAAGACGATATAGTTGTGACCTAACGTAGAAAAATAAATGCCTGTACACAACCACTTTGCCTGAATCAAGTTAAAATGGCACTGTGGGTGatgaataaaattaattttcaagtaaaaataaagtaaaaaaaaaaaaaaaaattgcaaaacatCCACTCTTGGCACCACACCTTTCCCCCCACCCAATGAATGGAAACACTGGTGAAACACACTGACAAATGTACTGTACTGGCAGCTTCTCACATTACAGTTTATATACAAGTTAGAGAGCAGAAAGACTCCATCAGaaagaagaaactgttttttttgtgatcAGTCTATACACTCACTTTAACCCCCACCCCTTTTTTTGACAGCAGAGAGCATACTGAATACACAGCTCCATCTGGCCATTATCCTccttaatatatttttttaaacaccttGTGTGATTTGGACGTCAACGGCACGGAACATTCAGCTGTGTCCTAATGCACTTGATGACGTTCGTTTGTCCTTTTCAGGTCTCTGATAACGTAAGAGCGTTGTTTTTCAAAAGGGAGGAAAGAGCTGGTCTGATGGTCTACAGTACAAATAAACGAGTAGGAAAAAGTGTGCAGCACTTTACCATAAAGACGTTACACTGTCTCGGTAAAACTGTAGCAGTGCGTCAACTTCTGGATGTACTGCATACTcggaaaaagcaaacaaaaaaaaaaaatttggtcTCAACACTACATCTAGATTTACTCTGTAACCACTGAAGTTGTTATTAATGTACGTCATTTTGTCGTGAGGCAAAATGTTGCTGTTTGATGAGCCCTACCATGTGACAGTGGTGGGAAAAAAAGGCCTTTATTTCCAAACACAGGCCTTGCAAAGCTTCAACACCCTCCTACTTTGTGCGgcatcttatttatttatttatttattttttaatagggCAGATCAAACCCTTTCCTCTCcctgcaaaagaagaaaactactTATTAATTCACCATGGCACTTCATTCAAAACGGGAGCTGTATGAACTGCTATCGCTGCGCTGCATACGTCTGTACATCTTCACGGATTACCTCTGCAGCGCCATcacgtgtttttttttgtttgtttgttttctttagtcAGCATAGTGCATGATCGACTCAACATAGTTTCCAGGGAAGAGTCCAGTGACGCCGTTGCAGACGCCTTCGAACCAGCCATCGTCGTTCTTCTTGATTATGTAGATGATGGCCCCTTCCATGAAGGACAGCTCGTCCTCCTTGTCCTTGGTGTAGTCGTAGATGGCCACAACtgtggaaaatgaaaaaaacagtaaaatggcTCATTGCACTGGTGAAAGTCTAAATACAATGACTAACTCGGGGTACTAACCTTTCTCTAAGTAATTCTTGGGAGCCCACTGGGGGTCTCCATCAGCATAGGGATCGCTGTATTGAACCACCGcggcctcctcttcctcgtaGTCtacaggtggaggtggaggaggaggagctggctcTTCAAAGACACCAATGTCCTCTgggggaggtggaggaggtggggcTGGGCTGTCTGTTACTAAAGCACGGCAGGAAGCAGAGGTGATAAGGCATTAAAGAAATAATGAGGAAGGAGTGTGTTCAGATCTCTCAGTCTGGGGATATTTCAAAATGTTCTCTTGCACTGTGATAGTGTTCATCTCTCAAAATCCTATATATTTTTTCAACATGTTACTGTTATGGCCTGGTCAGGTCAGAGAGACTAGTATGCACCATGCACCGtttcttatatttattttaacatataTAATTATCAAGCAACTATGATCTAAATCATTCCAAGTCTTCTAACTGTGTACACATATTAAATGTTCAGTGATTTAACTGCTCACTAGAGGGCAGCTGTGGGTTCCTTTAGTTTTTAATTGGACACTGATCCTGCAGCATCAGTTGATACTAGCACTGATCCAAGTCCCTGTGGCACTCATTTACTTACtaatcatttattattattattataaacttGAAACATCAATACATTTACTGCACTACAAGTGGCTGTTTAAAGTTCCCGAAATATTCAGTTAACATTATAAAACAGCCACTCTGTGTCACTTCTGTGAATGTGAAATCTCTCAGAGGATGCTAAACTTTCCTGGACACATTACCAAAGACATGATCACTTGTCCTCAGTAGCCGTTGTAGTCTTTCTATTTATTAATGCTTCTAGTACTACAACTACCAGCCATGTTCTTCAGTTTATCCTGTCGTTGTTTAAGTAAAGGTGGAGCTTAACCACACCtgaatgtgttttcttctttttttaaaagacagcaTTAATTTAGTAGCTATGTTATGCAGTCGCACACGTACTGTAACACTGTatgatttgcatttttaaattcGTCTAGTGAGAAGTGAACAGCGGCACTTCTCAAGCGCATATTTCACATGAATATGACGTGATAAAATGGGCGGACTGGTGTGATTTTAAAAGCCACGacttttttcagtcttttaacCAAATGAGTTCTCGTGCTACGAAAGTCCTCTTGGAGCAGGTCTCCCTGCAGCTTTGTAGTCTCGAGCCCAGTGATTAAAGAGAAACTGCACATCTTATCTAATTCATAAGCTTGCTCTTGAATTAAAGAACTGGCACAGGGGACTGAAATTAATGCAACTCTCCAATCTGCCTGCATAACCTTTTTTACAACAGGTCCAACAACTCACTTTGGAGCTGttaacagctgaaaacacttcgCTATAAAACAATAGCTGACTTTGGTTTTATTTCCCCTTGTATAAACACAATATACATTAGGCTTTCAGTAACACAATATAGTTCAGGCAAAGACAGAGCAAGACCATtcccattaaaaaaacattaagagGCACTTGTACTGGTCCCCGtttatttggtttttttccTAGTATTAAAGTGCTTCTCTTTGTGGCATTTTCTCACGAGAACTCACTCGTTTAACATCAGTATTTTCTGTGAGGTGACCTCTTTTTAGCAGCAGCagactttttctttgtttagtcaAAGTCATTAATGTTCAAACTAACTAATCAGCTCTTCTTTCACATGCACATTAATCCTTGTTGCTGGTAGTGGAAAGATAAAACGTGCCACTGCCTGTGcaccagaaaaaaagagaaaagccaCCAGCTGATTTAGCAATAATTATTAGTTTAAGGCCAGTTTAAAAAGTGCAAACTACACACACTAACTCCATTGTTCATTTCGTTCCATGACTCATGCAGAACTGTTCTTCGGTTCATTGAAGTACGGATACACAGATAGTTTGATCTCTGCGTCTTTGCAGACAAGCGGCTGGTGAATCAGGACGCAGCAGCGGGTCACATTTTCTCTCCtcagaggactgagagctttcaGTGATctatcaccatggcaacagacaGACATCTGAGGGTGCTCCACCCTCAGCCCTGCATCCAGTGCGATAAGGTAGTGTGAGTGTAGCAGTGTGTGGGTCCTGAAACGTGCTCAGAGTCCTGTCTAGTGCACTGGTGACGTGGCGTAAATTTTGTGCACGCTGTTTTGTTTATGCCAGTGTTTTGGAAAAGGACATGAGGTTTATACCTGTGACTTTGCACATGGCTGTATTTGTACAGTCTACATTTCTAACTTTAACGGTGCATGCAGGTATACCACATAAGTGcatgtttctgtctgctttctACTACTTACTGCTCTCCTGCATTCTGGCCACGAAGCCGGTCAGGGGGATCTGTGGGGTCAGCTGGAccacaggaggaggaggcggaggagcCACAGACACTGGAGCCACAACAATCAGGCAGGCAGAAGGAGCAGCCGAGAGACAGAGAGCAACGGAGGTGTTTGGACAGGGAGAAAGACAGAAGACAcagaaaaaagagcaaaagggCATCACAGAGAAGAGAAAATCCAAATTGAGCAtgttgaaaaagaaagaggggaGGGGAGACAACAAAAAGCTTGTGAGCAAGCAAAAATAGCACAGAAAGCATTGCTGAGCAACTCGTTTGAAAATTTCCAATCAATGTTCTTTTGTGCTGCGATTTTCAAGCTGGGCCGAACAGGCCTTCATCTAATCTCAGCCTGAGAATCTACCTCATCAGCATCTGTTTTAAAAATCAAACGCAAAAGCTGCAGCTAGCAATCAGCTTTCAACGCGGTGAAAGAACTGCAAAGCACGACGCAGACCCAGAAACATGACAGCTACAGCTGCAAGATAACGCTTCAGGAAGACAGATACGGCTTCTCAAAGAATTTGCAGGAATGCTCACTAGAGCAGCATTTTTGGATACAGTTCAGCATTTTGGCTCACCTACACCCTTCACTTAAAAAACCTGTACCAATATAACCTGCATACATTCCCCTTAAAAATCCATCTTTTTGCTGCACTGTCTCATCGTAAGAGTTAACCctacagacaaacagaaaaacacagctgTCCTCACTCAAAgacatgatgtcacacacagGCATGCCAGGTCTGACTCATAAATCACATGTATCGGGAGGGCGTCTGTAACCTCGCTGAAGTAATGTCCTAATATTCCATCGCGCTTTCACATCTATCCACAGCTACACCCTGTGAGATCAATGAGCTCCATCGCGTAATGAAACAGCTTTTTGTGCTGTTAAACCTCTGTAACATCCACCACGTGTCTAAACGTACCTTTAAGCTTCATAAAATTATAACAACTACACAGCAGACATCATCAAGATTATGCAATGTCTCAGTTAAAGCCTGTGGCGAACCAGGCTCAGTGtcattgtctctctctctctcttctcgaCAAGACAGACAGCCTCCTCCTTCTGTGTTCTGTGCCAAGAAAGACAGTTTGTCCTTTGAGAGGAGCCATTAGAGGAGAATGGCTCAGAGTGAAGCCTGCCAAAATAAATTCTCCTCATTTGACAGAAAATATGCATTATGTCCTGGGTTTTCCCTCGTCTTGCAGCTGCGAGCATTTTCTACCCTGAAATGCCTTCTGCCTGCTCACCGGTCTCCCTGAACAAGAACCTTCCTCCAGCTGACTAAAATAATAATGTCATAACTCAATTAGAAAAGCTAATGAAACACTCTGCGAAGCAGGGCAGAGGTGGGGAGGATTCAACAACCCTGACTTCTGTTATTACGGTTCATCATTCATTTTCATTAGCCCCTGAAAAGGCTAGCCCACATAGCTGTTAGACCAAGAGGACCAAACGCAGAAGTATGAGCGGCCAAATTCTAAATGCGTACTTCATTATATTAGGACGGGATGTGAACTTCTTGCTCCCAAACCTATTTGTGCAGATTATCTCTAAACACCAAGTGCTTCAGGAGTCCTTTGACAAATACCTGGGTTAAAACTACATTACCTGGGTTCTGAGGGTATGTTGGGCCTCCGTTGAGATGGGGCTGCTGGGAGGAGACGGAGGGTGCGCGGCGATAGGTGCCAGTGGCCGACACCATGGAGGCTGAGGAGGTGGTGGAAGAGTTGTGACGGGAGATCTGGCGGGAGATGGTGCCAAACTGGGACATGGGGATAGGACCCAAGCCGGGGCCCTGGGGCACGGAGGCTGACGATGGGGCCACTAAAAGAGAGGAGAGCCAGTGTGAGCAGCATTTATATTCAATTTACTTTATTGAACACACCACTACACTTGCTCTCTCTGTGCCCAGTGTCCCAGTTTTCCTTCTGGCCTTGATCAGAATTTTCTTGCATAGCAGTTTCTTTACTATATATTTAATACTGGTTTGAGCAAAAGGTGAAAAACATGGTTATGAAATATACATTTTCAGTAAGGCTATATGCCTGTGGCACTTTTTCCATTATTATAATGTGACAGAATACACAAGAGTAAATCTACATCCTGTCAGttttctaaaaaaagaaaaaaaatctattgtgCTACTAATCCCAACTTTTATTCCAGATTTAAAGCAAAACTTTGCTCAGTTTAGAGTCACATGCAGGAGACGAGGAGACAGCAGCGCTGGGAACTCACCTTGCCCCATACTGGGAGGAGAGGGTGTGGGAACTGCTAGAGGGATACCGACTCCACTGCCTCCACTGTTCTCCCTCCCACCACTGCCACCACTGCTGCCACTGCACGGAGAGCCAGGGGAGAGTTCGTGGCAATCAGTAGAGATGTGTGAGACAAACTTAATTACATAACAAAGTTTGACATCCTATCATTAGTCTCTCATATGTCATTCTGTCTGCAACAATGTGCCCGTCACTATGGCAACCAATCTCGATTTCTGAGAAGAAGCTGCGGCGCACGTAGAAGAGAACCAAAGTTTATGTAGAAAAAAGGAAGAGATCCAAAGGTCAAAAGCACAGACTGAAGGAATtaataaagaaatgtaaatatctcattttttaaaagacttATCTGCTGATTCCAATTTTACTAataatttttcacatttttttgtaaCCAGAGATTTCAATTTGAAAAAACACTGGTGTTTCCCTAGTGTCAGGAAGGTTATCTGATGTAAAAagcagcatttttaaataagaaaacaCTAATCAGCCCTTTCACATTGTCTTCATATCTGCACCAGGTTAGAGGGCCTCGTCAGTCTCACTCAAAAAAGTTACTCCCCATTCCtacagaaaacaaactgcagcATGTCCCACTTTATCTAACACGTTTTAAATACTCTGGTCATTtctttacatatttgtttacatCAGCTTATTTCACTCCTCTCAAGTGGTTTGAATGCATCTACTTAACATTTGTGCCCCATTTGCGTGTAGTTGAGCTGTGACGTGTTAAACAGCAATTGAAAACAAAGTTTAAATGGATCTGTGCTACCTGTGTGTCCTGGGTCTCTGATTGAGAGAAGCTGTGCGCGCAGGGCTGTGCTGGCTGCCGAGTCGGGCCGGGCTCGTCATGTAGTCATTTGGCACCACTGGGGGCTTCACAGGCTCCAGCGTTTTGTAGGGAGTGTTACGTCTGGAGTCAGGTGAACACAGGAAAGAGGAAAGTAGAGTTCATTTTCAGTTTCATgaaaataatagaataaaataaagaatagGGAAACTAAAAACATTTGAACTGTTTGCTAAAATATATCTCTGCATTGCATGTTTCACTGGTTTGGCAGGAAGCCCCCAGTTTAACAGAGACCAGATGGGACCACGACCTCTTACACCACACAAGTTAAACTGTAGGTTCTTACCCAAGGGTACCACGACCAGCCATGGGAGGGCTTGGAGGTTTCTGTGAAGGTGGGTTGGTCCTTGAAAGGGTCCCCCCTCGTCCCGCCGCATTGTTCCCATGTTGCtagaaaaaaaagcaagttAAAAGCCTGGTTTTCTGTAACGTAGCCCTTTTCCTACCAATGAACCTGACTCTCAAGAGTCATTTCAACGATGATGAACAAGCAAACTCGGATGAGGTTCACCTGTACTGTATGAATGGAGAAAACACAAAGCACCAGTACGAAGGTGTCTATTCTCTTACATAAAGAGTGTATGATTAATAGTAATAAATGGATGAAGAGATACTGTAAAATGGAACAGGGTAAAATCTAATTATACAACATACACATTAAATATCTTATTATATACACTGATCCTGCTTTATTGGACTGCCTTTGCACCAAATCCGATTTGTTTCTTACtgtaaaaaaatgtgtaattgaTTAAAGGTGTACTTCTTTCTATGCGTCTCAAAGGTAGAAAGACATGTTTCATGGCTTCATGTGCACCTTGATACTGTGGTTCTAAACATCATCAATTTATGGACAataagaggagaaacacaagcatcTCTTACCTTGGCCTTAAGCCACTGAGTGCAAGCAGGCAGAAagagaagacaaaaaacaaGATACGCTCATTGGTTAAAGACTGGTAACAGTAACTTTGTACCCACACTACATGATGCTGACAGAGAatcaagaagaaaaaaggaagggAGTGTATTGGTGTGAAGTAAGGCTTTGCCTCCTTTTTCTCACATGAATACAGTTGAGTGTATTTAGACCATTTCACAATCCACAAATAATCACACCTAACACCCAGCGTCACAGTGTTATTTAAACAGAAACATATTGAAACAACGTATCATGAAGTGCTGATTTTGCTTACGTTTCTCAATCTTTATTTAAAGTGAATTCCAATCATATAGCTCAGGTGATTACTGCAGGTTAAGCTGCTTCACATTAAGCCCaacagtagtagtagtagctgACTTTTATGTGGGAAAGACTGTGAACCACTACTGTGTGTGTGCTACTAATTTTCCAGGTCACAGACTGCTCATCACACTGAATCTATAATTACAATTTTAATACTGTtcaaactagagatggaccgatccgaaaTTACgcatcggtccgatactgacctaaattactggatcggatatcggcgagaaataaaaaatgtaatctgatccattaaatatcaaaaaaacacctcacaaaacttgtgaCACGGcataactcggctcataaccgtagcacgtcagagcagtgtgctcatgtgatagagcggctgtgtgtatttggagcctcgctagcaaaccagcatttcatctcagaggaagttatcccagagagaagtaaagcaagtgtgtaagtttatctctgaatgtttgtaaagcattcccacgttaagcttaacaaccgatatatggagcgactgcctctctctctccctctcctgctgctacttcagtcgtgaaactgatcaatgatcagctgatcggcttttctgtcgcgagtccgtctctcttctttgtttttggcccactttgcaccagaaagaggaaaccagcggctgaacaacagcagcacgtttaagcttgataagctgttgttagaatttatttaatattactttctacaccaggatccttttctacgtagctgacggctagtaactgtgcaggggcggatctagcaaagtttagccaggggggccgatagggcattaacagggaaaagggggtacaaagacatacttttctttcttattctcatttaaaatgtctagcttttaataaataattatctgaatcttacacccaaagttttaatctgatgtaaaatgtatagaagtccattactgtatatagtaactcttaagtctaatataccctagtaagctatagtactttttcctttgggaagataccatctgtgaattctgcaattctgttaaagaaagatgttgaatctatttaattattcttgaaaaataattgatttctgtgcatttttttttcatactgcatcaaattaaagttgattacgtcgattaagcatcatgagatggagggtggggggtggttccctatttttttttgctaggagtttgcaaccctattagttaggttgcttaatatttctgctaagcactctttaaaataccagaatagggaggatggagtaggtttaagtttattagattgatcagtgttgctgaactatgaaatattttgggcgcagtgtattttttacatacaggtataacagaatagctttagtgttgttgtttatttaaacttgagtatgaataTCTTGccacaaaatgcagcaagatattaaaaaaacagttttattgattaaaaaacacacaatatcggattcatatcggtatcggcagatatccaaatttatgatatcggtattggtatcggacataaaaaagtggtatcgtgccatctctagttcaAACTATACT comes from the Oreochromis aureus strain Israel breed Guangdong linkage group 18, ZZ_aureus, whole genome shotgun sequence genome and includes:
- the LOC116335247 gene encoding abl interactor 1-like isoform X2 — its product is MAELQMLLEEEIPAGKRALVESYQNLSRVAEYCENNYVQAQDKKKALEETKAYTTQSLASVAYQINALANNVLQLLDIQASQLRRMESSINHISQTVDIHKEKVARREIGILTTNKNTSRTHKIIAPGNMERPVRYIRKPIDYTLLDDVGHGVKQHGNNAAGRGGTLSRTNPPSQKPPSPPMAGRGTLGRNTPYKTLEPVKPPVVPNDYMTSPARLGSQHSPARTASLNQRPRTHSGSSGGSGGRENSGGSGVGIPLAVPTPSPPSMGQVAPSSASVPQGPGLGPIPMSQFGTISRQISRHNSSTTSSASMVSATGTYRRAPSVSSQQPHLNGGPTYPQNPVTDSPAPPPPPPPEDIGVFEEPAPPPPPPPVDYEEEEAAVVQYSDPYADGDPQWAPKNYLEKVVAIYDYTKDKEDELSFMEGAIIYIIKKNDDGWFEGVCNGVTGLFPGNYVESIMHYAD
- the LOC116335247 gene encoding abl interactor 1-like isoform X1 translates to MAELQMLLEEEIPAGKRALVESYQNLSRVAEYCENNYVQAQDKKKALEETKAYTTQSLASVAYQINALANNVLQLLDIQASQLRRMESSINHISQTVDIHKEKVARREIGILTTNKNTSRTHKIIAPGNMERPVRYIRKPIDYTLLDDVGHGVKQHGNNAAGRGGTLSRTNPPSQKPPSPPMAGRGTLGRNTPYKTLEPVKPPVVPNDYMTSPARLGSQHSPARTASLNQRPRTHSGSSGGSGGRENSGGSGVGIPLAVPTPSPPSMGQVAPSSASVPQGPGLGPIPMSQFGTISRQISRHNSSTTSSASMVSATGTYRRAPSVSSQQPHLNGGPTYPQNPVSVAPPPPPPVVQLTPQIPLTGFVARMQESITDSPAPPPPPPPEDIGVFEEPAPPPPPPPVDYEEEEAAVVQYSDPYADGDPQWAPKNYLEKVVAIYDYTKDKEDELSFMEGAIIYIIKKNDDGWFEGVCNGVTGLFPGNYVESIMHYAD